A genomic region of Macrobrachium rosenbergii isolate ZJJX-2024 unplaced genomic scaffold, ASM4041242v1 13903, whole genome shotgun sequence contains the following coding sequences:
- the LOC136837972 gene encoding uncharacterized protein isoform X2 codes for MNKICQALWQKGVKDPGNELKRLVKKIKDKRNDVSHETLDIPDETDLESKLIEYQETLEETLEKTKPLFPQHIDDIDRLKSKIQAAVPKTLDKIREKYDPSKSRDRQRLQEEIEEYGSELSDMIQKSSERELLCLNDRLCQILPYDWLAQYGPTDPGNIMVCLKVEDNKELNRDPHGNESIIVNQKEILNKDKMGKDFEVVIISGDAGSGKTTILCSYAEEWCKKTMDIPELSSFPFLLFFYFRDHDHDNFDDYLKSLIPKTVALFPFNLVKLVVLGSMCLVLCDGFDEANEKSQKLFQEMLALKSNNLKFVVTTRPGNTDGLTKIVNKGKRSRINLIVSRLQKHDMILLTEKLIGHLVENDVTRQELKKELLQKIEEMNTGTSAILQTPLFFNLFILLYIECPELRDEIITTKTSLYLQLRKHKIKRISNETGTSVESLEEFDALYRKWSLKHYTERNYEWSEADVRNFKSEISSQKIRQKFDAIMSSYFSIKQTVKHLEVVNVYCHRHRSEQEFAVAGNICDEIITSGGRRPQGGGNVILYVLRSKGLYDKNDLLGILRKLREVICFIPGILYNSEGGALYNAIKDIHELYVSYSFYHGTHDYLFEPYFETGFDDRVLDSLVSQMKETSLKQRVKLTRTDSLRVLPSLLSKLRPKWVELRFAPRDLSQLNEILKAAQRKH; via the coding sequence ATGAACAAAATCTGCCAGGCTCTTTGGCAAAAGGGGGTGAAGGATCCTGGTAACGAACTCAAAagattagtgaaaaaaataaaagataagaggAACGATGTTAGCCATGAAACCCTTGATATTCCTGACGAAACTGATTTGGAAAGTAAACTCATCGAATATCAAGAAACTCTCGAGGAAACTCTTGAGAAAACCAAACCTCTCTTTCCACAACACATTGACGACATTGACAGGCTTAAATCAAAGATCCAAGCTGCTGTTCCAAAGACCCTAGACAAGATCCGAGAGAAATATGATCCCTCAAAGTCACGGGACCGACAAAGGCTtcaagaagaaatagaagagtatGGGAGTGAGCTTTCTGACATGATACAAAAATCCTCTGAAAGAGAACTCCTGTGTCTTAATGATCGCCTCTGTCAGATTTTGCCCTACGACTGGCTTGCTCAGTATGGTCCTACAGATCCAGGTAACATCATGGTCTGTTTAAAAGTGGAAGATAATAAGGAGTTAAATAGAGATCCCCATGGCAATGAAAGTATCATTGTAAATCAAAAAGAAATCCTCAACAAAGACAAAATGGGAAAAGACTTTGAAGTTGTGATTATATCTGGTGATGCAGGTTCTGGAAAGACCACAATTCTTTGTTCCTATGCAGAGGAATGGTGCAAGAAGACCATGGATATACCAGAACTCTCTTCCTTCCCATTTCTGCTCTTCTTCTACTTCAGGGATCATGACCACGACAACTTTGATGATTACCTTAAAAGCTTGATTCCAAAAACTGTTGctctgtttccttttaatcttGTCAAATTGGTAGTTCTAGGTTCAATGTGTTTGGTCTTATGTGATGGCTTTGATGAGGCCAATGAGAAATCTCAAAAACTATTTCAAGAAATGTTGGCACTTAAATCAAATAACCTGAAGTTTGTTGTCACAACACGTCCAGGGAATACAGATGGACtaacaaaaattgtgaacaaAGGAAAACGTTCCAGAATCAACCTCATAGTTTCACGTCTTCAGAAACATGATATGATCTTGCTCACAGAAAAACTCATTGGCCACCTGGTGGAAAATGATGTAACCCGACAGGAACTGAAAAAAGAACTACttcagaaaatagaagaaatgaaCACTGGCACTAGTGCCATCCTGCAAACGCCACTGTTTTTTAACCTGTTCATTCTCCTTTACATTGAGTGTCCAGAGTTAAGGGATGAAATTATCACTACCAAGACATCACTCTACTTACAGCTGAGGAAACATAAGATCAAGAGAATCTCCAATGAGACTGGAACTTCTGTTGAATCACTGGAGGAATTtgatgcactgtacagaaaatggtCTCTGAAGCATTACACTGAGAGAAACTATGAATGGTCTGAGGCAGATGTAAGAAACTTTAAAAGTGAGATTAGCAGTCAAAAAATACGTCAAAAATTTGATGCCATCATGTCATCCTATTTCTCCATAAAGCAAACAGTAAAACATCTAGAGGTTGTAAATGTATACTGCCACAGACACAGGAGTGAGCAGGAGTTTGCAGTTGCAGGCAATATCTGTGATGAAATCATCACATCAGGTGGAAGGAGGCCACAAGGAGGAGGAAACGTTATTCTATATGTGCTACGGTCAAAGGgattatatgataaaaatgatctGTTGGGGATACTTAGGAAATTAAGAGAAGTCATTTGCTTTATACCAGGAATACTTTACAATAGTGAGGGAGGTGCATTATACAATGCAATAAAAGACATTCATGAACTCTATGTATCTTACAGCTTCTATCATGGTACACATGATTATCTTTTTGAACCATATTTTGAAACTGGTTTCGATGATAGAGTTTTGGACTCACTTGTTTCACAGATGAAAGAAACATCTCTAAAGCAGCGAGTAAAACTCACAAGAACCGATAGTCTTCGTGTCCTACCGTCCTTACTGTCTAAACTGAGGCCCAAATGGGTTGAACTGAGATTTGCACCACGAGATCTTTCACAACTCAATGAAATACTGAAGGCTGCCCAGAGAAAACACTAG
- the LOC136837972 gene encoding uncharacterized protein isoform X1 has translation MAPSGSVYSPKVLRYLKYYNFVRHWGEKVLYEILNLSFLQKQHKSIREILEDNNVPLEKKSAFSDQDIKNLTEKPPEDLDITVMNKICQALWQKGVKDPGNELKRLVKKIKDKRNDVSHETLDIPDETDLESKLIEYQETLEETLEKTKPLFPQHIDDIDRLKSKIQAAVPKTLDKIREKYDPSKSRDRQRLQEEIEEYGSELSDMIQKSSERELLCLNDRLCQILPYDWLAQYGPTDPGNIMVCLKVEDNKELNRDPHGNESIIVNQKEILNKDKMGKDFEVVIISGDAGSGKTTILCSYAEEWCKKTMDIPELSSFPFLLFFYFRDHDHDNFDDYLKSLIPKTVALFPFNLVKLVVLGSMCLVLCDGFDEANEKSQKLFQEMLALKSNNLKFVVTTRPGNTDGLTKIVNKGKRSRINLIVSRLQKHDMILLTEKLIGHLVENDVTRQELKKELLQKIEEMNTGTSAILQTPLFFNLFILLYIECPELRDEIITTKTSLYLQLRKHKIKRISNETGTSVESLEEFDALYRKWSLKHYTERNYEWSEADVRNFKSEISSQKIRQKFDAIMSSYFSIKQTVKHLEVVNVYCHRHRSEQEFAVAGNICDEIITSGGRRPQGGGNVILYVLRSKGLYDKNDLLGILRKLREVICFIPGILYNSEGGALYNAIKDIHELYVSYSFYHGTHDYLFEPYFETGFDDRVLDSLVSQMKETSLKQRVKLTRTDSLRVLPSLLSKLRPKWVELRFAPRDLSQLNEILKAAQRKH, from the coding sequence ATGGCTCCCTCAGGATCAGTTTATTCTCCTAAAGTTTTGAGATACTTGAAGTATTATAATTTTGTAAGGCACTGGGGGGAGAAAGTACTCTATGAGATATTAAACCTAAGCTTTCTCCAAAAACAGCACAAGAGCATCCGCGAGATTCTCGAAGACAACAATGttccacttgaaaaaaaaagtgctttcagTGACCAGgatataaaaaatctaacagaAAAGCCTCCAGAAGATCTGGACATCACGGTCATGAACAAAATCTGCCAGGCTCTTTGGCAAAAGGGGGTGAAGGATCCTGGTAACGAACTCAAAagattagtgaaaaaaataaaagataagaggAACGATGTTAGCCATGAAACCCTTGATATTCCTGACGAAACTGATTTGGAAAGTAAACTCATCGAATATCAAGAAACTCTCGAGGAAACTCTTGAGAAAACCAAACCTCTCTTTCCACAACACATTGACGACATTGACAGGCTTAAATCAAAGATCCAAGCTGCTGTTCCAAAGACCCTAGACAAGATCCGAGAGAAATATGATCCCTCAAAGTCACGGGACCGACAAAGGCTtcaagaagaaatagaagagtatGGGAGTGAGCTTTCTGACATGATACAAAAATCCTCTGAAAGAGAACTCCTGTGTCTTAATGATCGCCTCTGTCAGATTTTGCCCTACGACTGGCTTGCTCAGTATGGTCCTACAGATCCAGGTAACATCATGGTCTGTTTAAAAGTGGAAGATAATAAGGAGTTAAATAGAGATCCCCATGGCAATGAAAGTATCATTGTAAATCAAAAAGAAATCCTCAACAAAGACAAAATGGGAAAAGACTTTGAAGTTGTGATTATATCTGGTGATGCAGGTTCTGGAAAGACCACAATTCTTTGTTCCTATGCAGAGGAATGGTGCAAGAAGACCATGGATATACCAGAACTCTCTTCCTTCCCATTTCTGCTCTTCTTCTACTTCAGGGATCATGACCACGACAACTTTGATGATTACCTTAAAAGCTTGATTCCAAAAACTGTTGctctgtttccttttaatcttGTCAAATTGGTAGTTCTAGGTTCAATGTGTTTGGTCTTATGTGATGGCTTTGATGAGGCCAATGAGAAATCTCAAAAACTATTTCAAGAAATGTTGGCACTTAAATCAAATAACCTGAAGTTTGTTGTCACAACACGTCCAGGGAATACAGATGGACtaacaaaaattgtgaacaaAGGAAAACGTTCCAGAATCAACCTCATAGTTTCACGTCTTCAGAAACATGATATGATCTTGCTCACAGAAAAACTCATTGGCCACCTGGTGGAAAATGATGTAACCCGACAGGAACTGAAAAAAGAACTACttcagaaaatagaagaaatgaaCACTGGCACTAGTGCCATCCTGCAAACGCCACTGTTTTTTAACCTGTTCATTCTCCTTTACATTGAGTGTCCAGAGTTAAGGGATGAAATTATCACTACCAAGACATCACTCTACTTACAGCTGAGGAAACATAAGATCAAGAGAATCTCCAATGAGACTGGAACTTCTGTTGAATCACTGGAGGAATTtgatgcactgtacagaaaatggtCTCTGAAGCATTACACTGAGAGAAACTATGAATGGTCTGAGGCAGATGTAAGAAACTTTAAAAGTGAGATTAGCAGTCAAAAAATACGTCAAAAATTTGATGCCATCATGTCATCCTATTTCTCCATAAAGCAAACAGTAAAACATCTAGAGGTTGTAAATGTATACTGCCACAGACACAGGAGTGAGCAGGAGTTTGCAGTTGCAGGCAATATCTGTGATGAAATCATCACATCAGGTGGAAGGAGGCCACAAGGAGGAGGAAACGTTATTCTATATGTGCTACGGTCAAAGGgattatatgataaaaatgatctGTTGGGGATACTTAGGAAATTAAGAGAAGTCATTTGCTTTATACCAGGAATACTTTACAATAGTGAGGGAGGTGCATTATACAATGCAATAAAAGACATTCATGAACTCTATGTATCTTACAGCTTCTATCATGGTACACATGATTATCTTTTTGAACCATATTTTGAAACTGGTTTCGATGATAGAGTTTTGGACTCACTTGTTTCACAGATGAAAGAAACATCTCTAAAGCAGCGAGTAAAACTCACAAGAACCGATAGTCTTCGTGTCCTACCGTCCTTACTGTCTAAACTGAGGCCCAAATGGGTTGAACTGAGATTTGCACCACGAGATCTTTCACAACTCAATGAAATACTGAAGGCTGCCCAGAGAAAACACTAG